aataataatttttaaaatttgaaaaatatagaaattctcaAAGAATTACTAAGCAATAGCAATTGTTAATGTTTTGATATCAATCTTTTCAGATTGtttctatgcatatttttataaagttggattattttctatatattgttTCCAAATCTGCTTCTTTTGCTTGATAATGTGCGTGGATAAGTTTCTACgccattaaatattcttttacaaCATTATTTATGGTTGAGTAATCAGCTAACAATGTTCTATAGTGTATTTACTATTGTACAGTTAgttgttttcaagttttctctataataaataatactaaaatgaacaaatatgtaATTCTTTGTCCACTTCCGTTACTTAAttgactcaacaaatatttatcaagtgcccaTAATTTGTCCCTGCCCTTTTgtagcttatattctagtggctTAGAATAAtattctagaaatggaattgctgatcAAAGGATATgagtatttttaacatttatttttaaaaattgtggcaaaatgcATGTAACAAAATTTATCATCGTAATCATTCTTtggtgtgcagttcagtggcattaagtatgttCACGTTGTGCTATCGTCACCACCATTCATCTacagaactctttttatcttaCAAAACAGAAACTCCATATCCATAAACAGTAGCTCCTCATTCCTCATTCTCTCCTACCCcaactctggtaaccaccactctcctctctgtcactatgaatttgactactctaggtacctcatgtaagaaGTTTAAAGACTTTTAATATATATTGCGACTTTTCCTCCAGATAAGTTATATTAAAGTATACCCCAGAGCTGAGTATAATAATGCTTCTCTCCTTGCTTCCTCATCTACACAATccattgtcttctttttcatcttgCTAATTGGATAGACAAAGACATTTCATtgctttctgcttgttttttgctttttgctattGAAGTTGAATATTTTTCATGCTTATGATCACAATAATTCTGCTCAACTcacatatttctcattttattgatcAGAAAATCTaagcccaggggccggcccagtggcgcagcggttaggtttgcacgttctgcttcggtggcctggggtttgctggtttggatcctaggtgcagacatggcaccgcttggcaagccatgctgtggcaggcgtcccacatataaggtagagcaagatgggcacagatgttagctcagggccagtcttcctcagcaaaaagtggaggactggtaacagttagctcagggctaatcttcctcaaaaaaaaaatttccatgcCTGGGTATGTATCATAAAAGTCTGAGTGAATCGCCCAAGGTCATTGGAGGAGCCTTAATTACCTCAGATCTCCTGACTCCTGATTTGGTGCTTTTTCAGCTATATTGGGTGACTGCACACTCTCAATTAttgctttctttcccttgctCAAACTCcatcttaataaataataatgataataataattattagcaactaacttttattgagtgtttacccTTTGGCAAATGTTGTCCTGAACGTTGCATATGAGTTATCTCATCAGATGCTCTCAGCACTTTAGCAAAGAATGTTTTATTCTCAGTTGAGAGTTGAGTGTCTTGCCCATGACCACACAACTAATAAGTGGTGGAACCAGAATTTAAACCAGTTAGTCTGATTTCTGATTTTAAGTCAGgatattaaataaagaaaatcaaaatgcaaCCCACACTTATTGTTGAAAACAGGTGGGGATTTTAgattaatttaaaagtattaactAGGATGCACGTAGGAGGAGATAGGAGAAATGGGAATGGAGAAAACTTGGCTATCTAGAATAGTGAGACCTCTGGAAGTAGCACcaattcattcgttcatttatttattgaacagatatttattgaatgtctactacctgccagacactttCCTTGGCAGTAGAGATACTTAGAGGAAAAGATACAGTAGAGATACTTAGATGAAAAGACATGATTCCAATTCCAAACGAATGTGTTGTCTGGGAGGGACAGAGGCAAAACCCAGTGAAATGTACTGTGGCAAGTGCTATAATGGATGCCCACTCAAGGCTcagtgggagaaagaggaaacatcTAAATCTAATTTGGTGAGTCCAGGAAGTCTTTCCTGTAGAAGTGACCTTTGAACTTGGTCTGTGTAAGGGCTCTCAGATGAAAGAAGCTCACAGAACTACAAATAGGTCCGTATCATTAGAGGGCTAACACTGATGACGGTGGCTGGTAGGAAATGAGGCTGCCTAGGGATATGGGTCCCAGACCAAGAAAGTCCTTAAGTGCCAAgctaaggagtttagattttatcctgTAGATGATGGAAACTATTATATATTGGatacaatattttgtttttccattaggGGAAGCAAGTTCTTATAATAGATGGTATAAAATAacgtaggggccagccctgtggccgagtggttgggttcgtatgctttactttggcagcccggggttccctgggttcggatcctgggtatggacctacacacggctcatcaagccatgctgtaaaggtatcccacatagaactagaatgacctacaactaggatatacaaatatgtacagggactttgggaaggaaaaaaagaggagaaagattggcaacagatgttagctcagggccaatcttcctcacacacacacacacgcagagtaAAATCCTGTTCTCAAAAAgcttgaaaattattttggcaaCAAACAAGCTAATTCTTCTTTAGCCTTTGGAATTGTTATAGTAAtttggcaaaacaaaacaaaacagaaaccagaaaTTGATATATGCTGCCACACTTAAACTCCTCAGTGACCTCCCTCCCTTTCCACAGGTAGTTTCTCCAGCCTTGGATACCTGATTGTCTTACTGAAAATGTCTACTTTGGAGCTCTCTCTTCTGTGAACACTTGTATGTGCTTACCATTTGGCAGGCATTGTGCCAAGTGCTTTAAACATATCATCTTATCATATTCCTTTGGCAAATTAGAAGgtcagtttttgttttcagttgagaaaacaaaaacttaggAAGATGAAGTGACATGCCCAAtgtcatacagctaataagtaAGGGAACTGGAATTAACTCAGTCACTCTGACTTTTGACTTTTAATCAAGAAGGGCAAAATTAGATGAACAAAATTCAGTCCCTCTTAGAGCCAAAAACATGGGGAGTGTAGTTCAACCTGCTTGGGAGAAGTTCTCTCTCCCTGGTTTGGTTTCCCACATCGCTGCGGATAATGTCTAATAGAAATCTACCTATATGTTTGCCTAATTAGACTATGGATGAGAAGACTTTGAATGATTCATTACTATGTTCCTAGCCTATCTCAGAGCCttgcacataatagatgcttaataaatgtttgttaaatgaataaatgcatgtcTCCTTTCCACTGTGTCTGCTGCTGACAAACCTGATTTTTGTAGTTAGGTTCATGCATTGGTAATCTTTATTTTGTGAACTTTTTTCTGGAAGAATAGagcaagggaagagaaaattttaCGTCTTTTCACATCCAATTGCCTTtgagaagctgggaagagagcaATTCACACTTGATTATCTTACAGCAGATAAATTAGCAGCCCCTGAATTGCTGGGCAGTCGGGAGCTAgagccctctccagcctcactggccAGCTTTGTCTCAGCTCTGAGGCCATGATTCCTTCCCTGCCAGCCTTGGCTCTTGGCCTCCTGTTAACTCTGGCTTTGGGTCAGACATTCcaatttcaagaaaatgtctttctCCAATTTCTGGGCTTAGACAAAGTCCCTTCACCCCAGAAGTTCCAACCTGTGCCCTATATCCTAAAGAAAATCTTCCAGGATCGAGAAGCGGCAGCAACGACTGGGGGCTCCCAAGACTTATGCTCCATAAAGAATCTGGGTGTCCGTGGGAACGTGCTCCGACTTCTCCCAGATCAAGGTAAGGAAATTGGAGTGTTTCCTGGAGAAAAATCTGGCAGTGGGTGgtgtgaagaaaggaaagaaggggaaataacAATTAGTGAGGGATTTGTAGAAGGCCTTGTGCtggtattttacatattttctctcatttaatcccaaCCACATCCTGAGATTTGGAAGGCAGGTATTCTTATCAGCTTCTTAacaataaggaaatgaagactcagACAGTAGATAATCTGCCACCTATTCAAGATCATCCAGCTCGTGCCTGAACAAAGTCAGGATTCAACATAGTTTTTTTCTGAATCCACAGCTTTGTGCTGCATTTTAGGTGGCAGGGGTGAGGGTGGAATTAGGGCAGTCTCCCACTCGTTAGCCCACGATTTACACATTCTGGTGCCTTTGCCACGGCAAGCGACGGGCCAAAGTTTTGAGCTCAGTTTGTCCATGAGTCTTGCTTCCCTTCTCCACACCTACCCACGCTTTTGCTGGCTGGAAAAGGCTGTTCTCGATTTGTGAATACAGAGCGATAATATTCGCCATTGTCATACCCTTTATACAGGATCTGAGGGCGTGCCATTCAGTAATTTGCCGAACTGACCACCCACCAAAATTACCCAGGTCAACTGTTAAAAGTTGATTCTCCAGGCCAGTTCCTGCGCCTCATTCTCCCATCCGATTCTTATTCAAAGTCAGAGATGGTGTTGTAATCTGCATTTCTATGCAGCCTCCCAGGGAGTTCAGATGAGGAATTGAGAGCCCTGGGTGGTTAGTTTTACAGCAACTAGAGATAAGACTTGAATCCTTATTTGTCCAAGAAGCATTTATTCGATACCTACTGTGTGTCGGGAACTAGGTACGGCCATAAGAATACAGAGATTAAAGATGAAGTCCGCCCTTTAAAggtttatagaaagaaaataaacaaacggaTGACTTCCATACATTGTGCTAAGTCTTACCTTGGTGGCTCAGGGCCTTGGGGGAGGTGGTCAGGGAGAATTCCAGAGGAAGGTTGATAGGTAAGGGGAGCTAGTTGGAAGGGTTTTCCATGGAGAGAGTAGGAAACGGCTGAGGATATgtacttccctccctccctggtcGAAAACCTTTGATTTTTGTGATGATTATAATCTTATCAAATGACACAGGAAAAGGACATAATCTCACCATCATCATTCCTCCCTAACCCTCCCCTTAGAGAAGTCACCATTAATAGTTGATGTATATTCTTCtagacttttcttctttgcacatatatatgtgatagaaacttgtaatttttttttgtaaatgggatcataccaTACATTCCTCCAGTATTATGAATATCTTGTACAAGTACAAACAAAAGTCACATTAACCTCGTTTCAAAGGTTGCATGATATTCCGTTGAGAAGTTATGTTATAATGTATGTAACTGACGCCCTGTTGTTGGGCATGGACATAATATAAACAGTGCAGCTTTccatccattttgtgtgtgtgcacttttctcttatttccctaGGATAAATGCTTAGAAGGGGATTGTTGGATCAAGGAATAggtacatttttacttttttttctagattggccctgagctaacacctgttgccaatccttttttttcttcttctccccaaagcacgaTCGCTCTGGCTCCCAGTACATAGtaatatattctagttgtgggtccttctaggtctgctatgtgggacgccacctcagcgtggcctgatgagcagtgccatgtctgcgcccaggatctgaacccaagaaaccctgggctgctgaagcagagcacgggaacttaaccacttggccacggggccagcccattcCCTTTTACATATATCAAATGTCCTCCAAAATTTATACCCCCACATGATGCAGGAGAATTCTCACTTCCCCACAATTTGTCAGCAATCTTTTTACAAATAGAAacttattgaagtataatatgcATTCAGAAAAGTACATAAATCATAGAGAacagctcagtgaattttcacGGAaaaaccagcacccagatcaggAAACAGAATATGACCAGCACCCCAGAGGATCCTTCATGCCCCCTTCTGGTTAATCAACTCTCCTCTGCAAGGGTAATATCTATCCTGACATCTAACATTACATactgaacttcatataaatggaaatgtGGAGTGTGTCCTTTTTTTGGGTAAGGTTGTATTTGTAAGATTCACCCACGTTGTGTGTATCTGtagttcattctcattgctgtaaaGCATTTCATTCCTGGATATATGACAGTGGACTTATCTATGCTACGCTGGATGGCCATTGGGTAACAACactcttttagtttttaatttttgttaatctgGTAGCAAAGCGTGatctcactgttttaatttttatttctttaataaggTGGAATGTATTTTCAAATGGGTAATgaatcattcatttttatttttccataatttgCCTATTTATACACTCTGACCATTTATCTATTGAagattcttctgtttcttaatgATTTATAAGGCCTTTTAATCATTTGTTAGAGTTCTTTATAATCGTGAGTTTTAACTCATCATATATGTTACAAGAATTCTCTGTtgtccattgtgtttttaattttgttaatgatgTCTCTTGAATatagaagtttttcattttcatgctcTCAAATCTGTCCATCTTTTCCAGTCTggcttttgggttttctttgttgCCTAAGGAACATGATTTAGTGATATGAGTAAAAAGGGAGACCAATATATTAAAACAAGAGCCTTGAACAGGAGAGAGAACTTTTCAGAGAGATTGAGAAGAGTAAGTACTGTGAAAACATCCCTGCATTTGACAGTTAGCCAACCTTTAAGAAAGATatctcagggccggccctgtggtcaagtggttaagtttgcctgctccgccgcggcggcccagggtttcactggttcagatcctgggcatggacatggcaccactcatcaggccatgctgaggtggcatcccacatgccacaactagaaggacccacaactaagaatatacaactatgtactggggggctttggggagaaaaaggaaataaataaaatctttaaaaaaaaaaagaaatatatctcAGGGGCTGGctttgtggccaagtggttaagttcatggcaccgcttggctaagccatgctgtggtaggcatcccacatataaagtagaggaagatgggcatggatggttagctcaaggccagtcttcctcagcgaaaagaggaggattggcagcagatgttagatcagggctaatcttcctcaaaaaaaaaaaaaaggaaagaaaggaaaaaatgatgtcGTAAGCTTGAAGGGAAATGggaattttaaatgctttttaatttagttgttttttaaatgagactTGAGAATGAAGAAGTTCTGCGGggatggggtggggcggggaATAGTTAgaatgtttgggtttttgttgtaatttctccacaAGCTGAATGACCTTAGAAATTCCCTACTTAGGGTGGAGCCAACAATCCTTATTTAGGGTGGAGCTACCaaacaaaatggtggcattaggcCAAAGAAGTTATTTGTGGCGAGTGAGGAATTgaagatgcaggaaaaaaaaggtaaaaatcaacTCTATTGGGACTTTTCCTAGTATTGAAATTCCAAGTGGAGAAGTTAGCTCTGAGAACAGGGAGAGTGCATCTACaattcaaaagacacagagaagggagTCCATGCGGAAAAACTGCAGAATCCCATTGTCCCTTAATATTCTGTGAGGTGAGAGAGAAGTATTCAGAGATACAACTAGAAATTGTTGACATTGACAACTGTGGGCTTCAGATAAAGAATTATCACACTGGCCCCGTGGTgaagcagttaagtgcgcacgttccacttctctgtggcctagggtcgctggtttggatctcgggtgcggacatggcaccgcttggcatacaccatgctgtggtaggcgccccacatataaagtagaggaagatgggcacagatgttagctcagggccagtcttcctcagcaaaaagaggaggactggcagcagttagctcagggctaatcttcctaaaaaaaaaaaaaaaaaaagaattacccaAGGATAAAACATAAGGGATTTCTGGAGGACCAGTCTTGACTGGATGATAGGAGTTTGTTTTGAAGGCAATCTAAGTGGTTGGATTTTGGCCAGCCACACCTGACAGCCTAGGATGTTCTTAAACATTTGTGCCATGGGTCCCTGTGGCAGTTCTGCTGAAGCCGATGGATCACTGCTCAGAATAATGGTTTACAcgcctaaaataaaatatttagaatttcaaaagaagtcaattaaatattgaaatacatgtataaaaatatttttaaacaacgtGTGTATAGTAACATATATGATGCTTTATTTAAGCAACAAATAACAAGATCTAGGGCAGAGACTATACCATAAATTCAAAGTAGTGTGAGCATTAGtgtattttaagatatttcaaCAACTTAATGTATGAACATCCCTATGATTTTTATTGGTAACAGTGTCATAGGCCTTGATAATATTATTGGGATttgttgtctatattcataattgaaagaaaatgctaaatttcatTTAGAgcatagcaaaaataaaaatgtgattctTTTTTCCATCCAATATCATAGACCTTCTAAATTCTATCCAGAACACTTTGGGGAACTATGGATGTAAAGATAAGAACCTCTagcctggggccggcctggtggcgcaccggttaagtgcgcacattctgattctcagtggccccgggttcactggttccgatcccgggtgtggacctggcaccactcggcaagccatgctgtggtgggtgtcccacatataaagtagaggaagatgggcacggacgtgagctcagggccagtcttcctcagcaaaaagaggcggattggcagatgttagctcaaggctaatcttcctcaaaaaaaaaaaaaaaaaaaaaaaaagaacctctaGCCTTagatgagaaatgagagaaacaaaTCATCCCCAATGGTAGGATTTGAGTATAACTAATAATTTCCTGCCCTTATTTTGTATACGTGGACATTTAAAGAAcgtttttttcattattgctttttctccccaacccccccagcacatagttgtatattttagttgtgggtccttctagttgtgggatgtgggacaccacctcaacatggcctgacgagcggtgccaagtccacacccaggatccgaaccgacgaaacccttggctgccgaagcagagcatgtgaacttaaccactcggccgtggggccagccccctgcatgTGGACATTTATATCACATAGGtggatatgaaataaaatacattatggTGACTCTCTCATCTGTTTCCATCTAGGTTTCTACCTTTACTCCAAGGACCTTCCCCAAGCCTCTTGCCTACAGAAGCTCCTCTACTTTAACCTGGCTGCCATTAGAGACAAGGAGCAGTTAACAATGGCCCAGCTGGGCCTGGACTTGGGGTCCAACACTTACTATAACCTGGGGCCAGAACTGGAATTGGCTCTGTCCCTGGTTCAGGAGCCTCGTGTATGGGGCCAGTCCATCTCCACGCCAGGTAAACCGTTTGCACTGCAGTCAGTACCATGGCCTCAAGGTGTCCTTCGCTTCAACCTGCTGGATGTGGCTAAGGATTGGAATAATAACCCCCAGAAGAACTTAGGCTTGTTCCtagagatattggtcaaaggagACAGAGACTTTGGGGTGAATTTTCAGCTTGAGGACACCTGTGCCAGACTGAGACATTCTCTTCATGCTTCCCTGCTAGTGGTGACCCTCAACCCTGAGCAGTGCCACCCTTCTTCCCGAAAAAGGAGATCAGCCATCCCTGCCCCTAATGCTTCCTGCAAGAACCTCTGCCATCGTCACCAACTCTTCATCAACTTCCGAGACCTAGGTTGGCACAAGTGGATCATTGCCCCCAAGGGGTTCATGGCTAATTACTGCCATGGTGATTGTCCTTTCTCACTGACCACCTCCCTCAACAGCTCCAATTATGCTTTCATGCAAGCGCTGATGCATGCCGTTGACCCACAGATTCCCCAGGCTGTCTGTATCCCCACCAAGCTGTCCCCCATTTCCATGCTCTATCAGGACAATGATGACAACGTCATTCTACGACATTATGAAGACATGGTAGTTGATGAATGTGGGTGTGGGTAGCCTGTCAGAAATAGGGATAGAAGGAGTGTTCTAGGTGAATCTTCTAATAAAACTACCTCTCTGGTTTATGACCTGTTGGATCTGAAATATCAATATGTTTATGTTGATAATTTGTCTTCCTGGGAAATCCATCATGATTAATGATGTCCCTAATTACACACAGAGTCTTAATGatctttgttaatttttgctCTAATATAGTCATTATGCTCATGACAGTATGTTAGACTCTAGGTAGGAGGAAACTGGCGTTTATTGATAGGCTATTATAGGCAGGTACTATTCTATGTGTTACTTATAAATATTTCACTGTTCTTTGAGCTAGGCATTATTATGCATGCTTCCTAGATAAAGAAGCTGAGATTTAGAGCAGCTAAATAACAAATTTTCCTAAAGTCATCAACTTTCCCTGGCAGGTCTCATATGTGAACAGtgttagttaaaaaaacaaaaaaattattttgagaaaatacaaaataatatagcAAAATATACCAAAAGAGTACCTGatctctgcatttctttctggtcTCCTATGGATGTTATATATGATTCCTGTAGCTCAGATCACACTGTacgaatatttttgtattttcctggACTCACTTAACATTAAATGATAGTAATTTTTCCAAATCACCAGCATCTACATAGTTAATTTAATGGCTGTATCATACACGATTATTTAGATGCATATTTTACTTACAAGAATATTTATCATTTGTCATTGTGTTGTTTGCAGTTTTCGTGACGGAATCATGTTATGACTCTTTGTGAATATATCTTTGTCCGTATTTTGTCCCCATCTCCTTAGAAAAGTTTTAGACACGAATTACAGAGTCAAACGTATGTTATAATAAAGTCAAAGGTTAaggtataattaatataaaatatatcgaTATTAAACAAACATGCATATATTACAGGGCAAAATGCAAAATTCACATGGACTTCAAATACACAACTCTAGGCTTGGTAGACTAGGTCATTTCAGGAAGGATGAGGTCACTTACCTTTCTTGCAGGGAGAACTGAAGTGGAAACGTTCGTGACCACTGCTTTGTTAGTCCTTACTCTAATTCCAGTTGTCACTATGTTAGATCAACCTCGCcattctcacctggattattgttACAACTTTTAACCCgctctgttgtttttgtttttgtatttctaaaaatgtatgtTATTATAATTTAACTCTATTACAAATACACATGAAGACACCTGCATAACCCTCTCAGTCTCTTTTCCCATCCTCCTAACAAAACCACCATCCTGAATTTGGTGTCTATCTTTCCCAgtcatttctttataattttactacGTATGTTTGGATCCATAAACAGTAGAAAGCATTGCTTCACGAATATGTAAACTTTATAGAAATAATATTGGAGTATATTTTTctgctgtgttttttttctctaaatttatttatttattttttttttgctgaggaagattctccctgagctaagatctgttgtcaatcttcctctttttttgcttgaggaagattagccctgagccaacatctgtgccagtcttcctctattttgtatgtgggttgtcaccacagcatggccatcaatgagtggtgtaggtgtgtgcccaggaaccgaacccaggccgccaaagtggagcacactgaacttaaccactaggccatggggccagcccctcaatttatTATTTCAGAGATCCTTACAGGTTGCTACAGGTATGgacataactgatttttttcactcctGAATAGTAGTCCATTACACGCATATTACACAATGATTTATCCATTATGCTATTATTGGATGCTGAGGACACTCAAACAAGCTGCTGCGATCTTTTCTGTAGAATGGACACAAGTCTTTTGGCAATCTCTTTGTCTAGCTAGGACTTCAGTGCAGGGCAGCAGTGAATATGGCAATTTGCAAGGAGAATAGAGAAGAGGCTACGAGGGAGAGCAACTCTGCATGcacatctttgaaaagaaacaaaactgatctTTAAGAAGCACTCCCCTTGTTAAAAGCACCATTTGAATGAGAAATACTGTTGTGACAGACATCAGCGGAGACTGACTTTGGACAAATCGTCGTTTAGAACAAGTTAGTGGAACAATCAGGATGATGCCAACAATAATAACCCACATTAGTATGTTTACAAAGCTCTTTCGGATTATATTTGTTGATGAAAGAGCTAAGAAATTAATGTAACAGAAGAAAGATAGATGGTTGTTTTGGTCAGGGTGGCAGTGCTTTGGTGGGGCCCCTGTGGGCCCGGCCTTCTCCTCTGTTTTGTGGGCCCAGGATTCACGAGACTTGCACAAGGGAATTTGGTCAGCGTcaacaaaattcataaaatttcgCCTGTGAGGCAGTTATCAATATATGAGCGTACAGTAAGCTGCCGAGGGAAAAGGACCAGCCCACATGGTATGTTTGATTCAAAAGTGCACATggaaaccacgtgatcatctgaTTGTGTATTAGGAAATCAGGAAGGGAATTAGTTAAATAATCTAAATGGCCAGATTTATTAACCTCCAGCTCTAGAGACTGGAGGAATCCTAGTTATTTCAGACTGTACCATTCCTAGTAATATTCTTCAGTCAAGCTACAATATGCTTGACGGGAATCTGGCTTTCTTGTCTATAATATTATATGCCAAGCCTCCTTTCCTGAGTAAATAAACTGCTCATATTGATTGGAGTGATTGCACATCATGTTGGCCAAATATTACAAATCGTCTGGTAGGGCAGATCATTTCTGAAGTAAATTATCTACACagtttcacttttatttcatcCAACTGATATTTATTATCTATTACATGCCAGTTACTGCACTCGATCCTGGAAAATAAAGGTAGATGGTCATTTTCATCATAGAGCTTAAAATCTAGCATGTTTGGCTATAATTATTTGAAGGTGTAAA
This DNA window, taken from Equus przewalskii isolate Varuska chromosome 5, EquPr2, whole genome shotgun sequence, encodes the following:
- the GDF3 gene encoding growth/differentiation factor 3, with protein sequence MIPSLPALALGLLLTLALGQTFQFQENVFLQFLGLDKVPSPQKFQPVPYILKKIFQDREAAATTGGSQDLCSIKNLGVRGNVLRLLPDQGFYLYSKDLPQASCLQKLLYFNLAAIRDKEQLTMAQLGLDLGSNTYYNLGPELELALSLVQEPRVWGQSISTPGKPFALQSVPWPQGVLRFNLLDVAKDWNNNPQKNLGLFLEILVKGDRDFGVNFQLEDTCARLRHSLHASLLVVTLNPEQCHPSSRKRRSAIPAPNASCKNLCHRHQLFINFRDLGWHKWIIAPKGFMANYCHGDCPFSLTTSLNSSNYAFMQALMHAVDPQIPQAVCIPTKLSPISMLYQDNDDNVILRHYEDMVVDECGCG